A region of bacterium DNA encodes the following proteins:
- a CDS encoding GNAT family N-acetyltransferase, whose protein sequence is MNRPEPPFAFRRLTEDDLPLLHRWLNTAHVLEWWDRPGPTLGQVQAKYLPRVTGASDVTSYVIYRGEVPIGYIQLYPVRTGAWGLHSIGAGEGLDLFIGEALYVHRGLGAGILRQFLTDVVFRDAAVNVCFVDPSPRNRGALRAYEKAGFRYLGTGTDPDSGMPVHLMEINRHDLVN, encoded by the coding sequence CGACTTGCCGCTGCTTCACCGCTGGCTGAATACAGCGCACGTGCTGGAGTGGTGGGACCGACCGGGACCGACGCTCGGCCAGGTGCAGGCCAAATATCTCCCCCGGGTGACCGGGGCGTCCGATGTCACATCGTATGTCATCTATCGCGGCGAGGTGCCTATCGGCTACATTCAACTCTATCCCGTTCGCACTGGAGCGTGGGGTCTTCACAGCATAGGTGCCGGTGAGGGACTCGATCTCTTCATCGGCGAGGCTCTCTACGTGCATCGAGGACTCGGCGCGGGCATCCTCAGACAATTCCTGACAGATGTCGTGTTCCGGGACGCGGCCGTCAACGTGTGTTTCGTAGACCCTTCGCCACGTAATCGCGGCGCGCTTCGCGCTTATGAGAAGGCGGGTTTTCGCTATCTCGGGACTGGCACCGACCCGGACAGCGGAATGCCGGTGCATCTAATGGAGATCAACCGACATGATTTGGTGAATTGA
- a CDS encoding DUF2182 domain-containing protein, with the protein MLLMFAVGGVNLGWMLALGAIMSAERSFRWGQHLTVPLGLVLILAALGLVYRMSLVTALFGAS; encoded by the coding sequence ATGCTGCTCATGTTTGCCGTCGGCGGAGTTAACCTGGGCTGGATGCTGGCGCTCGGCGCGATCATGTCGGCGGAACGATCATTCCGCTGGGGCCAGCATCTCACGGTACCGCTCGGGCTGGTGTTGATCTTGGCCGCGCTGGGCTTGGTCTACCGGATGTCGCTTGTGACCGCGTTGTTCGGCGCGTCTTGA
- a CDS encoding MBL fold metallo-hydrolase: MTGSTPRATLRTVDRVDVTIVMDNFVDVLMAGSEGVRRYAARDFSDRDQLVAEHGFSALISVHSGPNRESLLYDGGLTPSGLGRNLDVLGVRVRDLRAIVISHGHADHHGGLEGLFKRYGRCRLPLVIHPEAWRERKVVFPTGTELRLPPPSRRDLEAEGLQVIEERGQTLLLDGAVLVSGQVERTNEFEKGFPIHYAQTLAGWEPDPLIVDDQNVVLNVKGKGLVIVSGCSHAGAVNVLRNAQRLTGVTRIAGFIGGFHLTGGLFEPIIEPTVNAFREAGVERLLPAHCTGWRAVHALARAMPSAFVQPAVGTTVAF, encoded by the coding sequence GTGACCGGCAGCACGCCGCGCGCAACGCTGCGAACCGTCGACCGAGTCGACGTCACGATCGTCATGGACAATTTCGTAGACGTGCTTATGGCCGGTTCGGAGGGCGTCCGGCGATACGCCGCGCGCGATTTTTCCGACCGCGATCAACTCGTCGCCGAGCACGGCTTCTCCGCGCTTATTAGCGTGCACTCCGGCCCGAATCGGGAGTCCCTGTTGTACGACGGCGGACTCACGCCGAGCGGCCTTGGCCGCAACCTCGACGTCCTCGGCGTGAGGGTCCGCGACTTGCGTGCGATTGTCATTTCCCACGGACATGCGGACCACCACGGCGGGCTCGAAGGACTGTTCAAACGGTACGGCCGGTGCCGCCTGCCGCTCGTGATCCACCCGGAGGCGTGGCGCGAGCGCAAAGTCGTCTTTCCCACGGGGACCGAACTGCGTCTGCCGCCGCCGAGCCGCCGCGATCTCGAGGCGGAAGGCCTCCAAGTAATCGAGGAGCGCGGGCAAACGCTCCTTCTCGACGGTGCTGTGCTCGTTTCAGGACAGGTCGAGCGGACAAACGAGTTCGAAAAGGGCTTTCCGATCCATTACGCGCAGACGCTGGCGGGGTGGGAGCCCGATCCGCTCATCGTCGACGACCAGAATGTCGTGCTGAACGTGAAGGGCAAGGGTCTTGTGATCGTCTCCGGCTGCTCGCACGCGGGCGCCGTGAACGTGCTGCGGAACGCGCAGCGCCTGACCGGCGTCACCCGCATCGCGGGTTTCATCGGCGGTTTTCATCTCACCGGCGGTCTCTTCGAGCCGATCATCGAGCCGACCGTGAACGCCTTTCGCGAGGCCGGGGTTGAACGGCTGTTGCCGGCGCACTGCACTGGATGGAGGGCTGTGCATGCACTCGCGCGCGCCATGCCGTCCGCGTTTGTGCAGCCGGCCGTCGGGACGACCGTAGCGTTCTGA
- a CDS encoding DUF2182 domain-containing protein, whose translation MIGTMRTVDDIRWYTLAAASLVLLAWAALIAWGASPFAGLLDHRGIGEGVLPISRVVVFVVGWTLMVIAMMLPGSLPLINLFSRMVGGRPGRTGFVVRLIVGYLGVWAIFGGAAFRGDAYVHAAVARFPAVADATQWIGVAILLLAGVYQVTPLKDMCLTKCRSPYLFLAEHWRGKNPARDALARGTGCSASAAAGH comes from the coding sequence GTGATCGGCACCATGCGCACGGTCGATGATATCCGCTGGTACACTCTGGCGGCTGCCTCGTTGGTCCTATTGGCCTGGGCCGCCCTCATCGCGTGGGGCGCATCGCCGTTCGCAGGTCTGCTCGACCACCGGGGGATCGGGGAGGGGGTCCTCCCCATCTCCCGCGTGGTCGTCTTTGTCGTCGGGTGGACGCTCATGGTGATTGCGATGATGCTGCCGGGGAGCCTGCCGCTGATCAACCTCTTCTCCCGAATGGTCGGGGGTCGGCCTGGCCGAACAGGGTTCGTGGTGCGTCTGATCGTTGGCTATCTCGGCGTGTGGGCGATCTTCGGCGGGGCGGCGTTTCGAGGCGACGCCTACGTGCACGCCGCAGTAGCACGCTTTCCTGCGGTGGCCGATGCCACCCAGTGGATCGGAGTGGCGATCCTGCTTCTGGCCGGCGTCTACCAGGTCACACCGCTCAAGGACATGTGTCTGACCAAGTGCCGGTCGCCCTACCTGTTTCTCGCCGAACATTGGCGTGGCAAGAACCCTGCCCGAGACGCACTGGCGCGCGGCACGGGCTGTTCTGCGTCGGCTGCTGCTGGACACTGA
- a CDS encoding DUF1326 domain-containing protein has product MAYSVEGRLLEACSCGGPCPCWVGDDPDGGKCDGMLCYHYDKGEINGVNVSGLTAAFVALIPGNILKGNWKVAALVDSKARPEQKQAILAMHTGKLGGPLAELASLIGEVMGVYDAPIDFNFTEGKGTIRIGDTVSAEMQPYTDSQGRPTKLVDSIFSTIPGSPAFLGKAMSYKVNLPKHDMKWEFNGRNAVLGTFRFEA; this is encoded by the coding sequence ATGGCATACAGTGTGGAAGGGCGTTTGCTCGAAGCCTGCTCGTGCGGGGGGCCATGTCCGTGCTGGGTGGGTGACGATCCCGACGGCGGCAAGTGTGACGGGATGCTCTGTTATCACTACGACAAGGGCGAAATTAACGGCGTCAACGTAAGCGGTCTTACGGCGGCCTTCGTCGCGCTGATTCCCGGCAACATCCTGAAGGGCAATTGGAAGGTCGCGGCGCTCGTAGACAGCAAGGCCCGGCCCGAGCAGAAACAGGCGATCCTGGCCATGCACACGGGCAAACTAGGAGGTCCGCTCGCGGAATTGGCGTCGCTGATCGGGGAGGTTATGGGCGTCTACGACGCGCCGATCGATTTCAACTTCACGGAAGGCAAAGGAACGATCCGCATCGGAGACACCGTGTCGGCCGAAATGCAGCCGTATACCGACTCTCAGGGGCGTCCGACGAAGTTGGTCGACAGCATTTTCAGCACGATTCCAGGATCGCCTGCGTTCCTCGGCAAGGCGATGTCCTACAAGGTCAATCTGCCAAAGCACGACATGAAGTGGGAGTTCAACGGGCGCAATGCCGTGTTGGGAACATTCCGGTTCGAGGCATAG